The Parvibaculaceae bacterium PLY_AMNH_Bact1 genome window below encodes:
- a CDS encoding PleD family two-component system response regulator (Derived by automated computational analysis using gene prediction method: Protein Homology. GO_process: GO:0000160 - phosphorelay signal transduction system [Evidence IEA]), whose product MTARVLIVDDIPANLKLLEAKLTAEYFDVIQAPDGPTAIEMAQSEQPDIVLLDVMMPGMDGYEVCERLKQLPETHHIPIVMVTALDQQSDRVKGLESGADDFLTKPINDIALFARVKSLVRLKTLTDELRMRESTGQRIGGIDSATNDLPSDMGGRCLVVDDRERQRVRLCEMLSEQHEVTVAESSADLMDRVASDDYDLVLISLSLKEEDGLRLCSQMRSLDATRQTPILAMVEEGDMDRLVRALDMGVNDYLMRPVERNELMARCRTQLRRKRYQDQLKDNFQRSLEMAFTDSLTGLYNRRYMTNHLTTLVEEGAHSGKPLSLMLLDIDYFKAVNDTYGHSAGDEVLKEFGSRISDNVRGIDLACRLGGEEFVVVMPDTEAETAIAIAERLRSRVAERAFKTGVEQAIEVTVSIGLAGAIWPYDSAEALLERADQALYKAKRDGRNRVNTEAA is encoded by the coding sequence TATTCCAGCCAATCTGAAGCTTTTGGAAGCAAAGCTGACGGCTGAGTATTTCGATGTCATCCAGGCACCGGATGGCCCGACAGCTATTGAGATGGCGCAGAGCGAGCAGCCTGACATTGTTTTGCTTGATGTGATGATGCCGGGCATGGATGGCTATGAAGTCTGTGAACGCCTGAAGCAACTTCCTGAAACGCACCATATTCCGATCGTCATGGTAACGGCTCTCGATCAACAATCCGACAGGGTTAAAGGTCTGGAGAGCGGCGCTGATGATTTTCTGACAAAACCGATCAACGATATTGCGCTGTTTGCGCGGGTGAAAAGCCTGGTGCGTCTGAAAACGTTGACCGATGAACTGCGCATGCGAGAATCGACCGGCCAGCGGATTGGAGGGATCGACTCAGCTACTAACGACCTTCCAAGTGATATGGGCGGGCGCTGCCTGGTGGTAGACGATCGTGAGCGGCAGAGAGTGCGTTTGTGTGAGATGCTGAGCGAGCAACATGAGGTGACTGTCGCTGAAAGTTCCGCAGATCTCATGGATCGGGTGGCCAGCGATGACTATGACCTTGTTCTGATTTCTCTGTCGCTTAAGGAAGAGGATGGTCTTCGGCTTTGTTCCCAGATGCGCTCCCTAGATGCCACGCGTCAAACACCTATTCTCGCGATGGTAGAAGAAGGGGACATGGACCGTTTGGTTCGTGCTCTGGATATGGGCGTGAACGATTATCTCATGCGGCCGGTGGAGCGGAATGAGCTGATGGCGCGGTGTCGCACTCAGTTGCGCCGCAAACGTTATCAGGACCAGTTAAAGGACAACTTCCAGCGCAGCCTTGAAATGGCTTTCACGGATTCGCTGACCGGTCTCTATAACCGCCGGTACATGACAAACCACCTGACAACTTTGGTCGAAGAAGGTGCCCACAGTGGCAAACCTCTTTCGCTCATGTTGCTGGATATCGACTATTTCAAAGCGGTGAACGATACGTATGGTCACAGCGCGGGTGACGAGGTTCTGAAGGAATTTGGTAGCCGGATTTCCGACAATGTTCGAGGCATTGATCTGGCGTGTCGGCTGGGTGGCGAAGAGTTCGTGGTGGTTATGCCGGACACTGAGGCAGAAACAGCGATTGCTATTGCCGAGCGCCTCCGTTCCCGTGTGGCTGAGCGGGCTTTTAAGACGGGAGTCGAGCAAGCGATTGAAGTGACTGTAAGTATTGGTCTTGCGGGCGCGATCTGGCCCTATGATAGCGCTGAGGCGCTTCTCGAGCGGGCAGACCAGGCGCTCTACAAGGCCAAACGGGATGGTCGCAACCGGGTAAATACCGAAGCGGCTTGA